From Pelosinus fermentans DSM 17108, the proteins below share one genomic window:
- a CDS encoding MFS transporter, which translates to MVGGGDFKMSEKPTKVRYIVLFVVCLVYLITYLDRVAISVAAPLMMKDFGINKLEWGLVLSVFSWTYASFQIPIGLLGDKLGARKVLAAIVCFWSLMTVATAMVWNFTSLVVVRLLFGVGEAGAFPTATRAFAHWMPSTERGFAQGFTHGAARFGGAITPLIVAIIMNAWGWQSVFYIFAAIGLAWAGFWYFWYRDKPSEYKERWGSINQAEMDLIDGGKSAKKAPPKLPFRTLLKSKNMWFLSLSYPTYCYTVWIFMTWLPAFLVEAKGFSIIKMGIFASLPLLAGTVGDTLGGWLSDKIWKKTGNGKFARRVVAMSGMLIAAAFMIPGAMADNANMAVFYLACSLFGLEMAVGVYWAVCLDVGHEYAGTVSGMMNTIGNVGSALSPLVFGAILQFTGLWVYPFLVASTILVIGALLWLKVNPELSIVEELGLDKLEEEKQAKAQ; encoded by the coding sequence ATGGTAGGAGGAGGAGATTTTAAAATGTCAGAAAAACCAACGAAAGTAAGATATATTGTCCTTTTTGTAGTATGTTTAGTATATTTAATTACATATCTTGATCGTGTGGCAATTTCGGTTGCGGCACCATTAATGATGAAAGATTTTGGCATCAATAAACTTGAGTGGGGTCTTGTATTATCCGTATTTTCATGGACGTATGCATCCTTTCAGATTCCGATTGGACTCCTTGGCGACAAACTGGGCGCTCGAAAGGTTCTTGCGGCAATCGTATGTTTTTGGTCGCTAATGACGGTGGCTACAGCCATGGTATGGAATTTCACGTCGCTGGTAGTAGTAAGACTATTGTTTGGTGTAGGGGAAGCAGGGGCATTCCCTACCGCAACTAGAGCATTTGCTCATTGGATGCCTTCTACCGAACGTGGTTTTGCCCAAGGATTTACTCATGGTGCAGCAAGATTTGGCGGTGCGATTACCCCTCTAATTGTTGCTATAATTATGAATGCTTGGGGTTGGCAGTCCGTATTTTATATCTTTGCGGCTATTGGTTTAGCATGGGCTGGATTTTGGTATTTTTGGTATCGTGACAAACCTAGCGAATATAAAGAAAGATGGGGCTCTATTAATCAAGCTGAGATGGATCTTATTGATGGAGGAAAATCTGCTAAGAAGGCTCCTCCGAAACTGCCATTTAGAACTCTTTTGAAAAGTAAGAATATGTGGTTTCTTAGCTTAAGTTATCCTACCTATTGTTATACTGTCTGGATCTTTATGACTTGGCTGCCTGCTTTTCTCGTGGAAGCAAAGGGGTTTAGTATTATTAAAATGGGTATTTTCGCTAGTTTGCCGTTGCTAGCGGGAACGGTTGGCGATACTCTGGGAGGTTGGCTGTCCGATAAAATCTGGAAGAAAACTGGAAATGGTAAATTTGCTCGTCGGGTAGTGGCTATGTCGGGTATGTTAATAGCAGCGGCCTTTATGATACCTGGTGCAATGGCTGATAATGCGAATATGGCGGTATTTTATCTGGCCTGTTCACTATTTGGTTTAGAAATGGCAGTAGGTGTTTACTGGGCTGTATGCCTGGATGTAGGACATGAGTACGCAGGGACGGTATCGGGGATGATGAATACCATAGGCAATGTTGGATCTGCTTTATCGCCCCTAGTGTTTGGTGCGATTCTTCAATTTACTGGTTTGTGGGTATATCCGTTTCTTGTTGCTAGTACAATTTTGGTCATTGGTGCCCTGCTTTGGCTGAAGGTTAACCCGGAACTTTCTATAGTTGAAGAACTAGGCTTGGATAAGCTTGAAGAAGAAAAACAGGCTAAAGCCCAGTAG
- a CDS encoding GDSL-type esterase/lipase family protein, translated as MEHIESKIVAIGDSITYGFPYTSEGSWFNLAAKQLNIEHMNKGINGDTTDGMLERFYKDVLRQKLSHVIIMGGTNDAYAGIAVDEVINNLQTMAELAVDNTITPIFGLPIPCNDVDAESLLGQYREQIRQYAGANTIGIIDFYGAMVDEGSGRIKEGLHSDGIHPNAAGYKVMAGVAVDFFTEMKILLIDR; from the coding sequence ATGGAACATATAGAGAGTAAAATAGTTGCCATTGGTGACTCCATAACCTATGGTTTCCCCTATACATCGGAAGGTTCCTGGTTTAACCTGGCAGCAAAGCAGCTAAACATAGAGCATATGAATAAAGGAATCAATGGTGATACCACCGATGGCATGCTGGAGCGCTTTTATAAGGATGTTTTACGTCAAAAGCTGTCCCATGTTATCATTATGGGCGGTACGAATGATGCTTACGCTGGGATAGCTGTTGACGAAGTGATAAACAATCTTCAAACTATGGCAGAACTGGCGGTAGATAATACGATAACTCCAATCTTTGGTCTGCCCATTCCTTGTAATGATGTGGATGCAGAAAGCCTGCTTGGGCAGTATCGAGAGCAAATACGTCAATATGCTGGGGCGAATACTATTGGGATCATTGATTTTTATGGAGCAATGGTAGATGAGGGCAGCGGCAGGATAAAAGAAGGGCTGCATTCTGACGGTATACATCCAAATGCAGCTGGATATAAGGTAATGGCTGGTGTGGCTGTTGACTTCTTTACGGAAATGAAAATACTTTTGATTGACAGATAG
- a CDS encoding Cof-type HAD-IIB family hydrolase, with translation MKLYRDFILISDLDGTLANSEHKVSEKNKKAIAYFVEQGGHFSIATGRTQKNLVPYMTDLIINAPCILYNGGALFSWQEQRFIKTMQMKSNDVSDFLRCCILSFPQMCIEVFTEEQLYVVTDPVNIDEHMKREKQEFVYAQIDDILEQSWIKIILCDSHEHLLACRNLLAEFHLENKTNQFFSAVTYLEIVGKHVSKGNMLGELLNMEAYRFKKVIAVGDFENDVEMLRRADCGVAPANAQEDVKKIADCVAVSNDDDVIHDIIYRIVPTLL, from the coding sequence TTGAAACTATATCGGGATTTTATTCTTATTTCAGATTTGGATGGAACCCTTGCCAACAGTGAACACAAGGTTTCAGAAAAAAACAAGAAAGCCATTGCCTATTTTGTAGAGCAAGGCGGACACTTTTCTATAGCAACAGGACGCACGCAAAAAAATTTAGTACCTTACATGACAGATCTTATTATCAATGCACCATGTATTCTTTATAATGGCGGGGCACTTTTTTCCTGGCAGGAGCAGCGCTTTATAAAAACAATGCAGATGAAAAGCAATGATGTAAGCGATTTCCTAAGATGTTGTATACTGTCATTTCCACAAATGTGCATTGAAGTTTTTACTGAAGAGCAACTCTATGTGGTTACTGATCCTGTCAATATTGATGAGCATATGAAACGAGAGAAACAGGAGTTTGTTTATGCCCAAATTGATGATATTTTGGAACAATCATGGATTAAGATTATCCTTTGTGACAGCCATGAACATTTACTCGCTTGTCGGAATTTATTAGCCGAATTTCATTTGGAAAATAAAACGAATCAGTTTTTTTCTGCTGTTACTTATTTAGAGATTGTTGGTAAGCATGTTTCGAAAGGAAATATGCTTGGTGAATTGCTGAATATGGAAGCATATCGTTTTAAAAAAGTAATTGCTGTGGGCGATTTTGAAAATGATGTTGAAATGCTGCGGCGTGCTGATTGTGGAGTTGCGCCCGCTAACGCCCAAGAAGATGTAAAAAAGATTGCAGATTGTGTTGCTGTAAGTAATGATGATGATGTAATCCATGATATTATTTATCGTATTGTGCCAACACTGTTGTAA
- a CDS encoding response regulator transcription factor — MLKVLIVEDEEIIRRGLVYTIDWLSMDCMVVGAAENGKEGLAMLEQYEIDLVIADIIMPHMNGIEMLEKAKSMEIKPFKSIILTSYANFDYARKSVHLQVSDYLLKPVDEDELKNTIKRIKDSMEEAKAYSNIIALTKKRDISKLVDWDVYLNGDTLKNSYVAQALYKIRDHYHEKISIDSIADELDVSASYLSRKFKEATSQTFLELLTRYRIQKAIGLLKKGTHRVYEVSNLTGFSDYKHFCAVFKKYTKTTPTEFVKHSGCIIHK, encoded by the coding sequence ATGCTCAAGGTATTGATTGTCGAGGATGAAGAAATTATACGCCGAGGACTTGTTTACACAATTGACTGGCTGAGCATGGATTGTATGGTGGTGGGCGCAGCAGAGAATGGTAAAGAAGGACTTGCTATGTTAGAGCAATATGAAATCGATCTGGTCATTGCAGACATCATTATGCCCCACATGAATGGCATCGAAATGTTGGAAAAGGCCAAAAGTATGGAGATTAAGCCATTTAAAAGTATCATTTTGACAAGCTATGCCAATTTTGATTATGCGCGTAAGTCAGTACATCTGCAGGTATCAGATTATTTGCTTAAACCTGTAGATGAAGATGAACTGAAAAATACAATCAAGAGAATCAAGGACAGTATGGAAGAAGCCAAAGCTTATTCTAATATTATTGCGCTTACCAAGAAACGGGATATTAGTAAACTTGTAGATTGGGATGTATATCTAAATGGAGATACCCTTAAAAACAGTTATGTTGCACAGGCTCTTTATAAAATTCGTGATCATTATCATGAGAAGATCAGTATTGATTCGATTGCCGATGAATTAGATGTAAGTGCCAGTTATTTAAGTCGTAAGTTTAAAGAAGCAACATCACAGACTTTTTTAGAATTATTGACACGTTATCGTATTCAAAAGGCGATCGGTCTATTAAAAAAAGGGACTCATCGGGTATATGAAGTTTCTAATTTGACAGGCTTTAGTGATTATAAGCATTTTTGCGCAGTATTTAAGAAATATACAAAAACCACTCCTACAGAATTTGTTAAGCATAGTGGCTGTATTATTCATAAATAG
- a CDS encoding sensor histidine kinase yields the protein MSRKVNHLKDELRRTFTIYALIPIFIISIIVFILAFAYWNTNVLERNHNRLNAICDMMSTMISNYLDNANDIAGLCDMNVLRDNKTAKAEMYEKLYQYTSMIGVHTDFYIFDTQMNRLVSNQIQDPEFAELARTADWGVIGQIKRKPMEPIFTFANSIHRFDSQMDLIIGKAILEEGKITGYVLFVVPAAQILSAMTNPDVHIVVKDRYDYMPICTDDFFGAAMNKMKPEFQHANGYFSFADTKYYSSKKAILDGELTVYAFTSIGGIVSQLVNAVMILIGVLIILSLSIVISVKKQVEEKTKMIDQLVEAFSAVKQGNLDMRLSINTNNEFEIIGEAYNRMLFSLKELMQTNHEKARATVISEIKQLESQFNPHFLFNTLENIKFMIKLDPAAANKMIIALSNILRYSISTSSSEVTIQEDMEYTQSYLDIQKYRFGNRLNYILHIPEELNHCSVPKLLIQPIIENAIKYGFHDCQHMLVEIEIKMIENTLVLTITNNGTAIDEQSLNEIRAMLISPANVSQHSGLYNVNRRIQLMYGDSYGLEIVSSYCEGTIVKIVLPIHKKQ from the coding sequence ATGAGTAGAAAAGTGAACCACTTGAAGGATGAATTACGGCGAACTTTTACCATTTATGCACTAATCCCGATTTTTATTATTTCGATTATCGTATTTATACTTGCTTTTGCGTATTGGAATACCAATGTGCTGGAACGCAATCACAATCGATTGAATGCTATTTGTGATATGATGAGTACAATGATTTCTAATTATTTAGATAACGCCAATGACATTGCCGGTCTTTGTGATATGAATGTGCTGCGTGATAACAAAACTGCAAAGGCAGAAATGTATGAAAAATTATATCAATATACCAGTATGATAGGTGTACACACGGATTTTTATATTTTTGATACACAGATGAATCGATTAGTTTCAAATCAAATACAAGATCCGGAATTTGCCGAGTTGGCAAGGACTGCAGATTGGGGCGTTATAGGGCAGATCAAGAGAAAGCCAATGGAACCAATCTTTACTTTTGCGAATTCAATTCACCGTTTTGACTCCCAGATGGATCTTATCATTGGTAAAGCCATACTGGAAGAAGGCAAGATCACTGGCTATGTTCTCTTTGTTGTGCCGGCCGCACAAATTCTAAGTGCGATGACGAATCCTGACGTGCATATTGTTGTAAAGGATCGTTATGACTATATGCCAATTTGTACAGATGATTTTTTTGGTGCTGCTATGAACAAAATGAAACCTGAATTTCAGCACGCCAATGGATATTTTTCTTTTGCAGATACAAAGTATTATAGCAGCAAAAAAGCAATTCTAGACGGAGAATTAACGGTGTATGCGTTTACTTCTATCGGCGGTATCGTCAGTCAGCTGGTGAATGCAGTGATGATTCTCATTGGGGTATTAATTATATTATCCCTGTCCATTGTTATCAGTGTAAAAAAGCAAGTGGAAGAAAAGACAAAAATGATAGATCAGCTTGTGGAAGCATTTTCGGCAGTGAAACAGGGGAATCTGGATATGCGGCTTTCTATCAATACGAATAATGAATTTGAAATTATCGGTGAGGCTTATAATCGAATGCTTTTCAGTCTCAAAGAGCTTATGCAAACCAATCATGAAAAGGCACGAGCAACGGTTATTTCTGAAATTAAACAGCTTGAGTCACAATTTAATCCTCATTTTTTATTTAATACATTAGAAAATATCAAATTTATGATTAAGTTAGACCCTGCTGCCGCGAATAAAATGATTATTGCCTTGTCGAATATATTGCGCTACAGCATTAGTACCAGCAGCAGCGAGGTAACCATTCAGGAAGATATGGAATATACTCAAAGTTATCTTGATATTCAGAAATATCGATTTGGCAATCGGCTGAATTATATTCTCCATATACCAGAAGAGCTAAATCATTGCAGCGTTCCTAAATTGCTGATTCAACCTATTATCGAAAATGCAATAAAATATGGTTTTCACGATTGCCAGCATATGCTGGTGGAAATTGAAATAAAGATGATTGAGAACACACTTGTGCTTACGATTACTAATAATGGTACTGCAATTGATGAACAGTCTCTTAATGAGATTCGAGCGATGCTGATATCACCTGCAAATGTTTCGCAGCATTCAGGACTATATAATGTCAATCGGCGGATTCAGTTGATGTATGGTGATTCTTATGGGTTGGAAATTGTCAGCAGTTATTGTGAAGGAACGATCGTAAAAATTGTTTTGCCCATTCATAAAAAACAATAA
- a CDS encoding ABC transporter permease has protein sequence MNKKLLTWDFWTFVTIASVAVFGLFLMYPLFSLFISSFLDPATGVFTLENFRKFFSRKYYYQSLINSMWVTTCVTILSIMIGTALAYFMTAFKVKGKGAVEVLVIISMLSPPFIGAYSWVLLGGRSGIITQFLSDLFQMEWPSIYGFSGILLVLTLKLYPFIYLYVSGALKKIDASLIEAAESLGCSGIKKVATVIMPLVMPTMLAGALMVFMNALADFGTPMLIGEGFNVMPVMIYSEFINEVGGQANFAAAMATLMVILTTTIFLLQKYVVNRKSFTMSSLRPMQAKGLSGLKNIVMHIAIYGLVLVSIIPQVTVIYTSFLKTKGQIFVSGFSLDSYRIVFDNLALAITNTYVYSFVAISLIVFFGMLVAYITTRRKSWLTDIIDTLTMFPYIIPGSVLGITLLLAFNEAPLILSGTATIIIVSLVIRRLPYTLRSSSAILYQISPSVEEASISLGASPLKTFFKITAVMMIPGVLSGAILSWITCINELSSSVILYTGGTKTMSVAIYTEVIRASYGTAAALSTILTLTTVIGLLLFFKVSGSRDISL, from the coding sequence ATGAATAAGAAGCTGCTTACCTGGGATTTCTGGACATTCGTTACGATCGCATCTGTTGCTGTATTTGGACTGTTTTTGATGTATCCCTTATTTTCATTGTTTATCAGCAGTTTCCTGGATCCGGCTACAGGGGTTTTTACATTGGAAAATTTCAGAAAGTTTTTTAGTAGAAAATACTACTATCAATCGTTGATCAATAGCATGTGGGTTACTACTTGTGTAACCATTCTATCCATCATGATTGGTACGGCATTAGCCTATTTCATGACGGCATTTAAGGTAAAAGGCAAGGGGGCAGTCGAGGTACTTGTGATTATCTCCATGCTATCGCCCCCCTTTATCGGTGCTTACTCTTGGGTATTGTTAGGCGGGCGAAGCGGTATAATAACGCAGTTTCTTTCTGACTTATTCCAGATGGAATGGCCGTCTATTTATGGTTTTAGCGGCATACTCTTAGTGCTTACATTAAAGCTGTATCCCTTTATTTATTTGTATGTATCCGGGGCGCTGAAAAAGATTGATGCATCCCTGATTGAGGCGGCAGAAAGCCTCGGCTGCAGCGGCATAAAAAAGGTAGCAACGGTGATTATGCCGTTGGTGATGCCTACAATGCTTGCGGGTGCTTTGATGGTTTTTATGAATGCATTAGCTGATTTTGGCACACCCATGCTCATTGGGGAAGGTTTTAACGTTATGCCAGTTATGATTTATTCTGAGTTTATTAATGAAGTGGGTGGGCAAGCCAATTTTGCCGCAGCCATGGCAACCTTAATGGTTATTCTTACGACAACGATTTTCTTATTGCAAAAATACGTGGTAAATAGGAAATCCTTTACCATGAGTTCCCTTAGGCCTATGCAGGCGAAAGGATTGTCAGGATTAAAGAATATAGTTATGCATATCGCTATTTATGGTCTGGTATTGGTATCCATCATCCCGCAAGTTACAGTGATATACACTTCTTTTCTAAAAACAAAGGGTCAAATATTTGTATCGGGCTTTTCTCTGGATAGTTATCGTATCGTTTTTGACAATCTGGCTTTAGCAATTACCAATACCTATGTGTATTCCTTTGTTGCCATTTCGCTGATTGTTTTCTTCGGTATGCTTGTTGCTTACATCACGACACGACGGAAGAGCTGGCTTACTGATATTATCGATACTCTTACCATGTTTCCTTATATTATTCCTGGATCGGTACTGGGCATCACTTTGCTCCTGGCATTTAATGAGGCCCCCCTCATCTTATCAGGAACGGCAACGATTATCATTGTTTCTTTGGTCATTAGGCGCCTGCCTTATACCTTGCGTTCAAGCTCAGCCATTTTGTATCAAATCAGTCCAAGTGTGGAGGAAGCATCCATTAGTCTTGGTGCATCACCATTAAAGACTTTCTTCAAAATTACTGCGGTAATGATGATACCAGGAGTGTTATCCGGGGCGATTTTAAGTTGGATTACCTGTATTAATGAATTAAGTTCATCAGTCATCTTGTATACCGGCGGAACGAAGACAATGTCCGTGGCTATTTATACAGAAGTGATTCGTGCAAGTTATGGTACGGCAGCAGCACTGTCTACCATTCTAACGCTGACTACAGTCATTGGGCTGCTTTTATTCTTTAAAGTTTCCGGCAGCAGAGATATTAGTTTATAA
- a CDS encoding ABC transporter ATP-binding protein, which yields MSVAIHIDHVIKRYDQVTIIPNLSAHIKNGEFFTLLGPSGCGKTTLLRMIAGFNSIEGGEIKFDDLVINEIPTHKRNIGMVFQSYAIFPHLTVRENIEYGLKLRRFNKAEIKTKVDAILKAVKIEEYQDRLPERLSGGQQQRVALARAIVIHPNVLLMDEPLSNLDAKLRVEMRSAIREVQNQVGITTVYVTHDQEEALAISDRIAVMQTGVIEQIGKPQSIYTRPYNVFVSTFIGHSNLFAGKVKVEDHKTFVLFQDGYQLEMDNLSTVADGQEVIISVRPEEFSVQEDGIQCTIHNRVFLGKYVNYTLAFAPGMVMENQSATEFSQDLGHAEKVFEIGETMILRPNKAKINIFTADQRMNLIRDVKQYE from the coding sequence ATGAGTGTTGCAATTCATATTGACCATGTAATCAAAAGATACGATCAAGTAACGATTATCCCCAATTTATCAGCCCATATCAAAAATGGTGAGTTTTTTACGTTATTGGGACCTTCAGGCTGTGGTAAAACGACGTTACTGAGAATGATTGCAGGATTTAATAGTATTGAGGGAGGAGAAATCAAATTTGATGATTTGGTGATCAATGAGATTCCGACTCATAAACGTAATATTGGTATGGTATTTCAAAGTTATGCCATATTTCCTCATTTAACAGTACGGGAAAATATAGAATATGGTCTAAAACTGCGCCGATTCAACAAGGCAGAGATTAAAACCAAAGTGGATGCTATTTTAAAAGCAGTAAAGATCGAAGAATATCAAGATCGCTTGCCGGAACGACTGTCTGGGGGGCAGCAGCAGCGGGTTGCTTTAGCAAGAGCCATTGTGATCCATCCCAATGTACTGCTTATGGATGAACCCCTTTCCAATTTAGACGCAAAACTTCGCGTAGAAATGCGCAGTGCTATTCGTGAAGTACAAAATCAAGTAGGAATTACCACTGTTTATGTAACTCATGACCAGGAGGAAGCCTTGGCTATTTCCGATAGAATTGCAGTTATGCAAACTGGCGTAATTGAGCAGATTGGAAAACCCCAGTCCATTTATACAAGGCCTTATAATGTATTTGTTTCAACTTTCATCGGCCATTCTAATCTATTTGCCGGCAAAGTAAAAGTCGAAGATCATAAGACCTTTGTTTTGTTTCAGGACGGTTATCAGCTGGAAATGGATAATCTTAGTACAGTAGCAGATGGGCAAGAGGTTATTATTTCTGTTAGACCGGAAGAATTTTCAGTACAAGAAGATGGCATACAATGCACAATTCATAACCGAGTATTTCTTGGTAAATATGTAAATTATACACTTGCTTTTGCTCCTGGTATGGTGATGGAAAATCAATCTGCAACTGAATTTTCGCAAGACTTAGGCCATGCAGAAAAAGTGTTCGAAATTGGTGAGACAATGATTCTTCGGCCTAACAAAGCAAAAATCAATATTTTTACTGCGGACCAAAGGATGAATTTAATCAGGGATGTGAAGCAGTATGAATAA
- a CDS encoding ABC transporter substrate-binding protein, with protein MKKLMSLMLILLFPSLLLVGCGGGNTKATTEKSGTEKTDKLVIYCPHPLTFINPLVSEFEKQSGIKVEVVAAGSGELLKRVESEKANPLGDIFWGGSLGTMKPKANLFENYTSANEDKIQQAFKNTEGSLTRFTDIPSVIMVNTNLIGDIKMEGYEDLLNPKLKGKIAFSDPSKSSSSYEHLINMLYAMGKGDPEKGWDYVKALCANLDGKLLSGSSAVYKGVADGEYAVGCTFEEGGAKYVADGAPVKLVYMKEGVISKPDGVYVIKNAKNMINAKKFIDFITSKDAQTIIVQQLHRRSVRDDVEPPKGLIEKSKINIINDDEKVVVANQRQWLDKFKDIFTSVN; from the coding sequence ATGAAAAAGCTTATGTCTTTGATGCTCATTTTACTTTTTCCCTCTTTACTCCTTGTCGGTTGTGGTGGTGGAAATACGAAAGCGACGACAGAAAAATCTGGGACAGAAAAAACAGACAAACTGGTTATTTATTGTCCCCATCCGTTGACGTTTATCAATCCATTAGTAAGTGAATTTGAAAAACAAAGTGGTATAAAAGTAGAGGTTGTCGCGGCTGGCAGTGGTGAATTGCTAAAGCGGGTGGAATCCGAAAAAGCAAATCCGCTGGGGGATATTTTCTGGGGCGGATCACTTGGTACGATGAAGCCGAAGGCCAATTTATTTGAAAATTACACTTCAGCTAATGAAGATAAGATTCAGCAGGCATTTAAGAATACAGAAGGTTCTTTGACTCGATTTACCGATATTCCAAGTGTAATTATGGTCAATACAAATTTAATTGGCGATATCAAAATGGAAGGGTATGAAGACTTATTAAATCCAAAATTAAAAGGCAAAATTGCCTTTTCGGATCCATCAAAATCGTCTTCTTCTTATGAACATTTAATTAACATGCTCTACGCCATGGGAAAAGGTGATCCGGAAAAAGGCTGGGATTATGTAAAAGCACTCTGTGCGAATCTAGATGGTAAGCTGCTTAGTGGTTCTTCAGCTGTTTACAAAGGAGTGGCTGATGGTGAATACGCTGTAGGCTGCACTTTCGAAGAAGGCGGTGCAAAATACGTTGCTGACGGCGCTCCCGTAAAATTGGTTTATATGAAAGAAGGGGTTATTTCTAAGCCAGATGGTGTTTACGTCATAAAAAATGCGAAAAATATGATAAATGCAAAGAAATTTATTGATTTTATCACCAGTAAAGATGCCCAGACTATTATTGTACAACAATTACACAGACGTTCTGTCCGTGATGACGTCGAACCGCCAAAAGGTTTGATTGAAAAGTCAAAAATCAACATTATCAATGATGATGAAAAAGTGGTTGTAGCCAATCAAAGGCAATGGCTAGATAAATTTAAAGACATATTTACCAGCGTTAATTAG
- a CDS encoding PLP-dependent aminotransferase family protein, with protein sequence MFILDSQDRQPLHKKIYSYIKKQILSGELLPAAKLLSVKNLSIELSVSRNTVEYAYQQLCAEGYIHSKPRSGYYVSFIEPDVFPASQGNIGASVRKVSKDKKTYSFDFHPACLSPESFPVNLWRKLYMECLKEESRQLAFYSNQQGDFALRYEIQRYLSRSRGISCDPEQIIICSGLQDSFSILAPILRKNHSIFAMEDPGHFIPRAVFRNHSFSLTPIPVNSEGLDIGYLQKTDSTIVYVTPSHQFPLGHVMPVANRLRLIDWAETVGGVIIEDDYDSELRYLGKPIPALQGLHPQGNIVYVGTFSKVLSPALRVSYMVLPYRLLDVYRELFRDYAANVSLLDQRTLHRFMEQGYWERHLRKMRNVYKKKHDAIIQSIQQHFASQAHIIGQGAGLHIILELIGNSLSEEELIHRAQEREVRLFPLSSTYLHHSAANFQVMLGFGSMSSNEIDQGVKLLHQVWCLQDGVSKIK encoded by the coding sequence GTGTTTATATTGGACAGTCAGGATCGTCAGCCGTTGCACAAAAAAATCTACAGCTACATAAAAAAGCAAATCTTATCAGGGGAATTGCTCCCGGCTGCAAAGCTTCTATCAGTTAAGAATTTGTCTATTGAATTATCTGTAAGCCGCAATACGGTAGAGTATGCCTATCAGCAGTTATGTGCTGAAGGGTATATACACAGCAAACCGAGAAGTGGATACTATGTTTCCTTTATAGAACCAGACGTTTTTCCAGCCTCTCAGGGCAATATCGGCGCATCAGTGAGAAAAGTCTCTAAAGATAAAAAAACATATTCCTTTGATTTTCACCCTGCGTGTCTTTCGCCAGAAAGTTTCCCTGTCAATCTATGGCGCAAATTGTATATGGAGTGTTTAAAGGAAGAGTCGAGGCAGCTTGCTTTTTATAGCAATCAGCAGGGGGATTTTGCATTGCGCTATGAGATACAGCGATATCTGTCTCGTTCACGGGGGATTTCTTGTGATCCCGAGCAAATCATCATTTGCTCGGGGCTTCAAGACAGTTTTTCGATTCTGGCACCCATATTGAGAAAAAATCATTCTATTTTTGCCATGGAAGACCCCGGACACTTTATTCCAAGAGCTGTTTTTCGGAATCATTCCTTTTCTCTTACCCCGATACCAGTCAATTCCGAAGGCCTTGATATAGGGTATCTGCAAAAGACCGACAGTACCATTGTGTATGTCACACCTTCCCATCAGTTTCCTTTAGGGCATGTTATGCCTGTGGCAAACAGACTGCGATTAATTGATTGGGCAGAAACTGTCGGAGGGGTCATTATTGAAGACGACTATGACAGTGAACTGCGATACCTGGGCAAACCCATTCCTGCCCTGCAGGGATTGCATCCCCAAGGAAATATCGTTTATGTAGGTACGTTTTCTAAGGTATTATCGCCTGCTCTTCGGGTCAGTTATATGGTATTGCCTTATCGATTACTTGATGTTTATCGTGAATTGTTTAGAGATTATGCTGCGAATGTTTCTTTATTAGATCAGAGAACACTCCATAGGTTTATGGAACAAGGGTATTGGGAACGACACTTGCGCAAAATGCGAAATGTATATAAAAAGAAGCATGATGCAATCATTCAATCGATCCAGCAGCATTTTGCCTCTCAAGCTCATATCATTGGACAGGGGGCGGGACTTCATATTATTTTAGAGCTGATCGGCAATTCCCTCAGTGAAGAGGAACTGATTCATCGCGCTCAGGAAAGAGAGGTGAGACTGTTCCCTCTCTCCAGTACGTATCTGCATCATAGTGCTGCCAACTTTCAAGTCATGCTTGGATTTGGTAGTATGAGCAGCAATGAAATTGATCAGGGTGTTAAGCTATTACATCAGGTTTGGTGCCTGCAAGATGGTGTATCGAAAATAAAATAG